The DNA region aacgggcaaaacagccagctagcatcaaaatggcagtatcaaattcacaaataacaatatcaatcctaaatgtaaatgggctaaatgcaccaatcaaaagacacagactggaaaattggataaaaaaccaaaattcctcggtgtgctgtatccaggaaacccatctcacaggcaagggtacacaaaggctcaaaataaacggatggaggaagatttaccaagcaaatggagagcaaaaaatagctggagttgcaattctcatctctgataaaatagactttaaagcaacaaagatcaaaagagacaaagaaggccattacataatggtaaaaggatcaataaaactagaagagctaacgatcctaaatatatatgaatccaatacaggagcacccagatatataaggcaagttcttaatgacttatgaagagacttagactcccacgcaataatagtgggagactttaagactccgctgtcaatattagacagatcaaccagacagaaaatcaacaaggatatccagggcttgaactcagacctggaacaagcaaacctgatagacatttacagaactctccaccacaaatccacagaatatacagtcttctcagcaccacatcacacctactctaaaattgaccacataattggaagtaaagcactcctcagcaaatgcaaaacaactgaaatcataacagtctctcggaccatagtgcaatcaagttagaactcagaattcagaaacaaactcagaaccgcacagctgcatggaaactgaacaactggctcttgaatgttgattggataaacaaggaaatgaaggcagaaataaagaagttcttcgaaaccaacaagaacgaagacacaacatgccagaatctctgaggcacatttaaagcagtctctagaggaaaatatatagcaataagtgcccacatgagaagagcggaagattcaaaattgacaccctatcatcaaaattgaaacagctagaggagcaagatcaaaaaaactcaaaacctagcagaagacaagaaataacgaagatcagagcagaactgaaggagatagagacacgaaaaacccttcaaaaaatcaataaatccaagagctggttttttgaaaagatcaacaaaatagacagaccactagccagactgataaaaaagaaaagagagaaccaccaaatagatgcaataaaaaacgataaaggggaaatcaccacagattccaaaccatcaccagagattattacaaacaactctctgcacataaactagtaaacctggataaattcctggacacttgtgtcctcctaagcctaaaccaggaggaagccaaaactatgaatagaccaataacaaggtctgaagttgaggcagcaattaagagcctagcacacaaaaaaagcccaggtccagatgggttcacagccgaattctaccagacacacaaagaggagctgataccatttcttctgaaactgttccaaataatccaaaaagagggaatccttcccaaatcattttatgagaccaacatcattctggtaccaaaacccggcagagactcaacaagaaaagaaaacttcaggccaatattcatgatgaacatagatgcaaaaatcctcaataaaatactggcaagctgattgcaacagcaaatcaaaaaacttatccatcatgatgaagtaggattcatcccagggatgcacggctggttcaacatatgcaagtctttaaacgtaattcaccacataaacagaaccaaaaacaaaaaccacatgattatctcaattgatgcagagaaggcatttgacaaaattcaacagccctttatgctaaaccctcaataaactcggtatcaatggaacatatctcaaagtaataaaagctatttacgacaaaccaacagccaatatcatactgaatgggcaaaaactggaagcattccctttgaaatccagcactagacaagaatgccctctttcaccactcctattcaatatagtactggaagttctatccagaacaatcaggcaagaaaaagaaataaagtgtattcaaataggaaaggtggaagccagattgtctctatttgcagacgacatgatagtatacctagaagatcccattgcctcagcccaaaaactcctgaaactgataagcaacttcagcaaagtctcaggatataaaatcaatgtgcaaaaatcacaagcattcctatactccagtaacagacttaaagagagccaaatcaagaacgaactgccattcacaattgctacaaagagaataaaatacctaggaatacaactcacacggaacataagggacctcttcaaggaaaactacaaaccgctgctcaacgaaataagagaggacacaaacagatggagaaacattccatgttcatggttaggaaaaaccaatatcatgaaaatggctatattgcccaaagtaatttacagaatcaatgctatccccatcaagctaccattgactttcttcacagaactggaaaaccaccatgaacttcatatggaaccaaaagagagcccgcatagccaagtcaattctaagcaaaaagaacacagcgggaggcatcacactaccaggcttcaaactatactacaaggctacagtaatcaaaacagcatggtactggtaccaaaacagaaatatagaccaatggaacagaacagaggcattggaggcaacacaacatatctacaactatacaatctttgataaacatgacaaaaacaagcaatggggaaaggattccctgtttaataaatggtgttgggaaaactggctagccatgtgcagaaagcagaaactggaccccttcctgacaccttacactaaaattaactccaaatggactaaagacttagtcataagacctggcaccattaaaaccctagaagaaaatctaggtaaaaccattcaggacataggagtaggcaaggacttcatgaacaaaacaccaaaagtattgtcaacaaaagccaaaatagacaaatgggacctaatgaaactccacagcttctgcatggcaaaagaaacagttactagagtggatcagcaaccaacagaatgggaaaaaatttttgcagtttacccatctgacaaagggctgatatccagaatttacaacgaactcaaacagatttacaggaaaaaacaaacaagcccattcaaaaatgggcaaaggatatgaacagacactttacaaaagaagacatacatgaggccaacaaacatatgaaaaaatgctcatcatcactggtcatcagagagatgcaaatcaaaaccacattgagataccatctcacgccagttagaatggcaatcattaaaaaatctggagataacagatgctggagaggatgtggagaaataggaacacttttacactgttggtgggagtgtaaactagttcaaccattgtggaagacagtgtggcgattcctcaaggccttagaaatagaaattccatttgacccagcaatcccattactgggtatatatccaaaggaccataaatcgttctactataaggacacatgcacatgaatgttcattgcagcactgtttataatagcaaagacctggaaccaacccaaatgcccattgatgatagactggattgggaaaatgtggcacatatacaccatggaatattatgcagcaataaaacatgatgagttcatatcatttgtagggacatggatgaatctggagaacatcattctcagcaaactgacacaagaacagaaaacgaaataccgcatattctcactcataggcgggtgatgaaaaacgagaacacatggacacagggaagggagtgctacacactggggtctattggggggaataggggagggacagcgggggggtagctggggagaaatgccaaatgtgggtgaaggggaggaaggcagcaaaacacactgccatgtgagtaactatgcaactatcttgcatgttctgcacatgtaccgcaaaacctaaaatgcaataaaaaaagaaaataaatcatttgtatattgcaaaaaaaaaacctccctaaactatttcaaaaaacacACAAGAACTAGAAAAACTTATTTTCAATTATATAACTGACAGAGAGCTAATTTATAATATAAAGGTgataagaaaaatgatttttatatatcaCTTATGCTCCTAAATGTATATTCAaagtacaatgagataccatttttcaCCTATCACATGGGCAAAAATCAAGAAGTTTGGTAACACTCTTCACAAGGACAGGAGAAAATAGGTACTTTTgcacactgctggtaggaatggaAATGTAGTATAGCCATTATAGAGAGTAATGTGGATGCTACTATCAAAATTTAAGATGTACATACTCTTACAATTATATTTTCACAGGTGAGAAATGGCATATATTCTAGGACATTCACTGTAGCATTGTTTGTATTAATATAAtagtaaaattttgaaaacactaaATGTCCTCCAAAAGGAGATAAGCtaaacaaattatggtatattcTCAAGTAGAAAACTATGCAACTGTTAAGAATGAAGCATTATATGTAAGTAATGGAGCTCCTAGAATAGTCTTGACACATAGAAAACATGCAGTATATATTTGTTGATGAATGACTGAGTTTTTAAGTGACAAAAGCAAGGTCTAACACATTATGTATAGAATGctatcatttgtattttaaaaaagaatgtatacatgtatatgtatgcatagaGCACAACAGGGAATATGTACCAAAAATTGGGAAGTTGGCAGAAGATTTAGGTGGGTGGTAGATGAGAACAAATAATAGACACAAACAAAAGGAAGGGAAATAATTTTATGGTACCTTCTGAGTGTTGTAACATatgcattttttaactttttgaataaTTAGTAATTAACATAAAACGTTGTATTTACAGGGACGAAAGTGAACCTGCCCAAATAGAAGATTTAAGTGTTGTTAAACCTGCTGGCTGGCTTGATGATGAACCAAAATTTATCCCAGATCCTAATGCTGAAAAACCTGATGACTGGTAAGCACTCTTCATCTTCAAATGTCAATTTCATATGTTTCTTACATGTATTTTTGTTACTAGTTTACATGACTGATCTGAGACTTGAGGTTACTGTATTTGCCTCGTTCTAATGTCCTAAGGAATGAAGACATGGATGGAGAATGGGAAGCACCTCAGATTCTTAATCCAGCCTGTCGGATTGGGTGTGGTGAGTGGAAACCTCCCATGATAGATAACCCAAAATACAAAGGAGTATGGAGCCCTCCACTGGTCGATAATCCTAACTACCAGGTAACAACCACTTGTTCCAGTTTTTTAGTGAAGTTAAAAATGTTGTGATCTTTTCTGTTTATATATCTAATTAATTATGTTATCTTTCAGAAGTTTCGCTTGTAATTTTAacatgtcaaagaaaatatactccAACTAATTTGTACTTTAAAAGTAGAGCATCGTTTATTTAATTTTCTggggaaagaaattaaaaactgaagATAAATCACTTCATACTATATTCTTGCCTAATTATCAATTGATGCTCACTTTGAAATAAAGTTCTATTTTAGAAGTAAATATAATAATTGAATTCTGATCAAATAGACTCACACTGTACATTTTAGTAATTAATGCCTTGCTTAATTAATGTACTTATGCTATAGTATtattaaaattctgatttttttttttttctgagacagagtcttcctctgtcacaaaggctggtgtgcagtggcacaatcttggctcactgcaatctccacctgcctgattcaagcagttttcctgcctcagtctccctactagctgggattacaggtgtgcaccaggatgcctggctaaattttgtatatttagccgagacaggatttcaccttgtcgaccaggctggtctcaaactcctaacctcatgatccacctacctgagcctcccaaagtgctgggattacaggagtgagtcaacAAGCCCAGCCCTGATTTTTTTCTGATCTCAGACATCTTTTGAGTATACCTAGCTTTTTATATTTAAGATTTCTGTGTTATCCACTTAGCCCTCTAGTTTTATCTTTGTAATTATTTATGGACACATTCTAACATTATATATATGCAGTTTCATATTCTAAGTACTCACTGTAGCTTTTATTAAAAGCATTTAACACAAAATGTttcttttggttaatttttttgtttaacgTCTGTCTCTTTCATTAGACTTCAAACTCCATAATACAGGAACCATGTATGTCTCCATCatctagcatagtgcctggcccagaatacATACATGTGATGGTAGAGTGAGTCAGTGAGCAATGATATTTTCACATGTATTTGATTTAATTGACAGTTTAATCAATTAGGATCTAATGGAAGTTTTATGTTGAGTAGTTGTGCTGAGATTCATCCATACCTGATTAATGATACCTGTCATAGGTATATGTTAAATGGAATGACCCCATTTTTGCTATACAGTGATCTTTCTGATTTGGACAAATTGAACAACTTGCATTCAATAACTTTactaaatctaaaaaaatatctaaaataaataaattgtgaaatttacttatatttctgtgtctgttggattttcccttttccttttttgtagtaTTTAAAGTCAGTATCACTCATAGAGACCATTGTTTacagagcaaaaagaaacaagattttaTTTCCAGTATATTACTTGTGAATTAATATCagttaaagttttctttttcccagttAGCATTGCTAATTTTATTCAACAGCAGATACTTATTAAGCAGCATTTATAATgaagttattttatttgaaaatctcCTCAATTACTTTTTCTTCCAGGGAGTCTGGAGTCCTCGAAAAATTCCTAATCCAGATTATTTTGAAGATGATCATCCATTTCTTCTGACTTCCTTCAGTGCTCTTGGTTTAGAGCTTTGGTCCATGACCTCTGATATCTactttgataattttattatctGTTCAGAAAAGGAAGTAGCAGATCACTGGGCTGCAGATGGTTGGAGATGGAAAATAATGATAGCAAATGCTAATGAGGTATGGTATTGACCAATTGCAGTAGTGATAtaactataaataataataataagacttGGTCTTGGTTATAGGTTATTCAGATGTCTCttttaaagggaaataaatgtGCAATAATTATTAAATGCTAAGGAAATATGTTTGAATAAGTTTATGTAGACAGAATATTTTGCCTTTTATGTTGCTTCGTTACAAACTACATaactatatatgcatatgtaagtcctcattttattcattaaattataATAGCTCTAATGGGATTTAAGGCTTAATTACTGTTTATAGAGGAAGACTACTCAATATCTTTGTTATCTTGCCAATTCAAGGCCTaacaataatctaaatattactgcTTATGCATTTCAACTATTTTTTACTTAGAGAAATGTACAAAGAATTTATAGTTTAACATTATTAAATTCTGTTCCAGTTTTTCCCCCATATCTAACACTGTTTAGAAAAGGTTAAGCTAAATATTTCAACACAATGCATCTTAGAAATGTATCTTTAAATTcagttgctataaagaaaaattcataTATTACATTTAGTTGCTTTGGTCATTAGCAAAAAACCATCAAAAGAATAGGTAAAGAGGGATTCTCATTTTGAACCTCTTGTAACTAAAACATttaatggtttttaattttattttaataagagaaATAATATCCTTATTGAGGGTCTTGTGTAGgaaatgtgtttatataaaaaaaaaacaattctgaggtatgatttttagtaaattccTTAAAAGTACAGAATGAATGATCAGAGTACAGAATGAATGATCACTTCAAATGAACCAGGTGATACATCCATAAAAGATAGTTCTATTCTGAAATTTACCAAAAAGGAAAATTACCATATTTCTTGCCAGTGTGTTAGAAGTTTCCATTTTTGTCATAACATACTTTCTGCTACAAAGTCTCACTCCTTGATACATGCtaataattaaattaaacttTACAAAGTATAAGGTGGGAAAATGAAACTTCCTTTACTTACAAGTTCATCACTCCTTAATGTAAAATGCCCGAGTAAATAAGTTCTTTGTATCTTGTGTTACCCAGTAAAGGTCTGTAAAAtttgaattgtatttttatgCTTATCTCATCTACAGCCTGGTGTATTAAAACAGTTAATGGCAGCTACTGAAGGGCACCCATGGCTTTGGTTGATTTATCTCGTGACAGGAGGAGTGCCAATAGCATTAATTACTTCATTTTGTTGGCCAAGAAAAGTAAAGGTAAAGAAAATAGATTTCCTTCAACTTCTTTTCCCCAAATTTTTTATTGTTCAAGAGTTCTATATATATTGAGCAAGTGATtcttaaaagtaataaattaaatgttttgtAAGTTTTACTGATAGTTCATTATGTTGTCAATTattgaaaaaaagtttttcaaaataatgcTCTGCCTTTAGTAAAAATAACTTATGTTAAACTACcacagaagaaatataaagataCAGAGTATAAAAAACCCGACATATGTATACCACAAACAAAGGGAGTACTAGAGCAAGAagtaaaggaagagaaagcagCCCTGGAAAAACCAATAGAcctggaagaggaaagaaagcaaagtgaTGGTGAAATGCTTGAAAAAGGTAAGACAATGATAATGATTCGTAATGGAGACCCTGGTTAAAGCTCATAAAAACAGTACATTACCTTGAAATAACTAGCTGTCGTACTTGTTTATTATCAAGTTTATACATCTGACTCTCCCAAGAATGTGTGACTATGGCAAAGAGAAGTAATAGTCTTCTGAGCAGCCACCCTGTTtatagtttttgtgttttaggaagAAGGAGATTTAAATAGTGTTCAGTTGTTTCAGAGCCTAGCAGTTACGAATCCCATAGGCCATAACTTTTTGCAAGGATGTTTCTTGCCTCTGGGAGTGTAGAAGATGAGAAGGAGAATGATGGAGGGTATATATCATAGCCTCTATAGAAAAGGAATAGATAGAAAGCAGATGATTGCAGCAACAAAATCAACACCAAGTCTTCCAATGGCTATTGCTAATCAGATGCTTAtcatgtagaaaaataatttaattaattttctaaaaggATTACTGAACCTATATCCCCCTCCCACACAATATTATATTGTTGAAGGTGTTAGAACTGAAGTCACCCTTTGGTGGCTCTCCATTGAGACCTCCCTACATGAGGCAGAAATAAAACTTGATTTTCCCAGTGTCACAAGCCAAATATCCTGAAGCACTATTTTTCACTCACTTGATGAAGTGATATTGATGTCAAAATAAGGATCAACCTTATTTTGAGGGCATTTGAGTATCAGAAGGGCCTGCTTGTATAAAGGTACTTTCACCTATACACGTAGTCCCACACTGTGGATGGAGAACTACATGGAAGAAGTAGAGTggatttttcatcttttcttttccccagagCCCATTCTTGGTGGGGTAGGGGTTTTTCTTTATATGGCTCCTAGAACATTCTTAATATCTTTTGGTAATGATAATAACAAAAGTTAGAGGTTCTGCTAAATGGAATCCTAAGGAGGGTCAATAACTGAAAAAATGCATGATAATGTCCACAGagaacaaacataaataaatagcatattaACAAATAAAAGATCACCAAAAAGTAAAGGAAGTATTTCCCAAGACAAGAACACAGGAAAGATTGTTTTTGGTTTCCACATTACATACAGACTGAAtgcttaagaatttttttaaacctgtCCTCAACTCAAATATGAtgattcatttgtaaaatatgatGATAAAAtgagtatttataattttttaaattttgaatggaAGGAATTTCTTCTAAATCTTGGAATAAGTCTTGGAATTTAAATAAATCCTCTTTATTGTATTTAATAGTTTTCggcaccaaaattctaatttattgaGCCTTTGCTTTTAATAAAATCTGTATTCTAGAAGAGGAAGATGAACCTGAGGAAAAGAGtgaagaagaaattgaaatcatAGAAGGGCAAGAAGAATGTAAGAAATCAAGTAAATCTGGATCAGAGGATGAGGTAAGGAACActttaacagaaaataaactgGTTTCTATGTATAGTTGCTATCCATAAAAAGTTCTTTCAATAAAAGCAGCCATCTGGTTTATGAGAAAAATTTTGCCATATTTCTCTCAGCTTTTATAAGAGCctctatattgtttttaaaacatattcataaggaagaaatttaaaatactataGTTTATATTGTCTCAATACCTAGTAGAACAGTATAGAGCAAGGCTATGACTTACCAAATATGAAGATAGAATACATCAATCCAAAATTATGACTTTCTCATTGAAATTCTATTGAAAAGCATAATAAGattgtttgaatatttaaaagGTAATTGTCATTATCATAATTTTTATACCTGTTGTAAAACATCCTTATTGTCTCAACATTTTACAgtcacattttgaaatatttcattcattGGGTAGTTGAGTACTATCTGCCTGATAGGGTGCTTTTCTCAAATCTTTAATTAACTTCCCCCCGCCCCCAATGATTAGTCTACCCCTTTTTGTGTCCTGATACAAAATGGAACTTTgcacagtgcttttttttttttttgtaagttattATGGAATGAAAAATCCAGAGTATAATTAGagccagggctttttttttttctttttttttttttaacccagcaTAAACCAAAAACCTGTTTTCTTGGCCCTTAAAGAGTTGCATAGCCTTACCCCACCGAGTCACCATCCTAACATATTACATTCTAACTACTTAGGTGGGATAAAAGTCCAGTTCTGCCTCCTTTTGCATGTgatgaaataaattttgtattttatctctTTGAAGAAACCCTCCAAATAAATTCATAGTTATTGTTTAAGTGTCTCCTAATGCTTATTCAGTACACATACTGGTTGCTGGTCTTACTGCCCTCTGAGTTTTTAAAGAGACTTTGGAGACCATTATCTAGTATGAATATCCATATTTAGGGAGAGCTAAGTGAAGAGAATTTCTTCCAGAGCAGagttttaaataatcattttgtcTGCTGTgactttcttaaaataataccTGCAATCATTAACTTGAATGTGTATTCTATTTACATTTGCTTTACGAAACACTTTGTATACCTTCAAAAATACCTTAATTCCATCTTTCAATCTTTCCATCTTCTTATGTGTATGTTTCAGCTAGAATATGTCAACTTTTGTATAACCCTGGGAAATAactataactttattttatataatacctTCATGATAGCACTTGATGGGTAGCACATATATTTTagagaataataaatatattggtTACTATTATCTACTAGTTACATGTTACACTAAAAGAAAccttttcataattattttttctagatgAAAGAAGCAGATGAGAGCACAGGATCTGGAGATGGGCTAATAAAGTCAGTACGCAAAAGAAGAGTACGAAAGGACTAAAGTAGATTCAAGTATTTTTAATTCCTGAGAGATATTTGGCATTCTAAAATCAGCATTCCAGACCTGAACTTGAATCAATCTGCACATCCTGTTTCTAATATCTAGCAACATTATTCTTTCAGACGTTTATTTTAGTCCTTCatttcagaggaaaagaaaaggcaactctGAAGTTACCTGGTctttgaatttaaaacaaaaatggcacATTACATATTGGATCTAAGATATTAATACGATTACAAGTTACAGTTTTAGTTGTTTAAAGATAGTTTTGGTTTGGACAGAACAAAATAACATGTAGCAGCTTCACTGCTTTGGAAAAATCAGTTGCTGGAATTTTCAATTAAATGGCTATACAACAATATAACTGGTAGTTCTGTAATAAAAATGAGCATGTGTTCTGTTGTACAGAGCTAAATGCAATAAAGTTTCTGTACAGTTGTTTGATTCTATCAACAATTGAAAGTGTTGTATATGACCCACATTTACCTAGTTTGTGTCAAATTATAGTTATGGTCGGTTGTTCAGTTAAATTATAGATTCCTTTAAAGAGGTGCCTTGTTTGTAGAATCACCGGATTATATTGTAGCATATTTTACATTTGAATACAAAGATAATGGGTTTtatcaaaacaaaattatgtacagatttttttcaagtttttatagTTGCTTTGTGCCAGAGTGGTTTACCCCATTCTCAAAATTTCTTATGCATGCATtgctattgaaaataaaatttaaatattttttcatacttAATACCCTATTTAACAGGTTATTATTGAGGaggatttatattattttccttatacTAAGCAATTCTAATGACTGATGTCAATTCATCatgcttttgtattttctttccttatttccaGTGGGGTTGgaatgcttttgtatttttacctttttatccTGACAagtttaaatctattttaagtcTGTCATCTCATCTATGAATAGCTTCAAAGCTGCCACTGAGGTGGACAGGAACAACTATTACTGTTGCTCTTCTTTTTAAAGCAGTTACCATGTCACTGGACTACATTATAATGGAGCtgtgtttttccatttaaaatattttatttatgaaattctTATGTTTCAGTAACAGGTTTAGACTCTTTGGAAGAGGATCTAAATCTTTGAGATCACAGAACTCCTTGAATCTTAAGTATCTAGAGAACTTTCCACATGTTGGGTAAGATTTTGGATTCCTTCATGGACGTACACAAACCCCCTCCTTGGGCAAGCCCTAAACTATTATAGGTTCCCATACAACTGCT from Callithrix jacchus isolate 240 chromosome 3, calJac240_pri, whole genome shotgun sequence includes:
- the CLGN gene encoding calmegin isoform X2; translated protein: MDEEISIYDGRWEIEELKENQIPGDRGLVLKSRAKHHAISAVLAKPFIFADKPLIVQYEVNFQDGIDCGGAYIKLLADTDDLILENFYDKTSYTIMFGPDKCGEDYKLHFIFRHKHPKTGIFEEKHAKPPDVDLKTFFTDRKTHLYTLVMNPDDTFEVLVDQTVVNKGSLLEDVVPPINPPKEIEDPSDEKPEEWDERAKIPDPSAVKPEDWDESEPAQIEDLSVVKPAGWLDDEPKFIPDPNAEKPDDWNEDMDGEWEAPQILNPACRIGCGEWKPPMIDNPKYKGVWSPPLVDNPNYQGVWSPRKIPNPDYFEDDHPFLLTSFSALGLELWSMTSDIYFDNFIICSEKEVADHWAADGWRWKIMIANANEPGVLKQLMAATEGHPWLWLIYLVTGGVPIALITSFCWPRKVKKKYKDTEYKKPDICIPQTKGVLEQEVKEEKAALEKPIDLEEERKQSDGEMLEKEEEDEPEEKSEEEIEIIEGQEECKKSSKSGSEDEMKEADESTGSGDGLIKSVRKRRVRKD
- the CLGN gene encoding calmegin isoform X1: MRFQAFWLCLGLLFISINAEFMDDDVQMEDLEENSEEIDGNEGELSTEIKYKTPQPIGEVYFAETFDSGRLAGWVLSKAKKDDMDEEISIYDGRWEIEELKENQIPGDRGLVLKSRAKHHAISAVLAKPFIFADKPLIVQYEVNFQDGIDCGGAYIKLLADTDDLILENFYDKTSYTIMFGPDKCGEDYKLHFIFRHKHPKTGIFEEKHAKPPDVDLKTFFTDRKTHLYTLVMNPDDTFEVLVDQTVVNKGSLLEDVVPPINPPKEIEDPSDEKPEEWDERAKIPDPSAVKPEDWDESEPAQIEDLSVVKPAGWLDDEPKFIPDPNAEKPDDWNEDMDGEWEAPQILNPACRIGCGEWKPPMIDNPKYKGVWSPPLVDNPNYQGVWSPRKIPNPDYFEDDHPFLLTSFSALGLELWSMTSDIYFDNFIICSEKEVADHWAADGWRWKIMIANANEPGVLKQLMAATEGHPWLWLIYLVTGGVPIALITSFCWPRKVKKKYKDTEYKKPDICIPQTKGVLEQEVKEEKAALEKPIDLEEERKQSDGEMLEKEEEDEPEEKSEEEIEIIEGQEECKKSSKSGSEDEMKEADESTGSGDGLIKSVRKRRVRKD